GCGTTGTGTGCCGGAACGCACGGAAAAGCCGTCCGGGCGGGTGCCCAAGGCAGCCGCCACCACCGCAAAAAAAAGCCCCGGTGCGGGTGCACCGGGGCCTGGGGTCTGCGAACCGGCGTTGCGCCGGTGGTGGGGGCGGGCTCAGCCGCTCAGTTCATCTGCTGAATGCCCGAGAGCACCCAGCCGCTGGCGCCCTGGCGTGGTTTGGTCAGGTGCCAGATTTCGTCAAACGCCTCGTTGGCGGGTTCGCCGCTGTCGCGGGTTTCGCCGGTGAAGCGCACGCTCACCAGGTAACGGTCGGCGTCTTCTTCCACCTCGATCACCTCGGCGTCGATCTGGACCACGTCGGTGTGCTGTTCGGCCGCGCCACGCTCGGACAGGTCCATCTTCAGCTCGGCGAACATCTCGGGCGTGGTGAAGGCGCGGATGTCGTCGAGGTTGCCGGCGTCGTTGGCGGCCTGCAGGCGGATGAAGTTGACCTTGGCGTTGCGCACGAAGCTGGCCACGTCAAAGTCGGCCGGGATGCGGCTTGGGGCCGGCTGCAGGTTGGCGCCGATGCCGGAGCCGATCATGGAGCCGCCCGCGCCCGCCTGGGACGGGGTGGCCGCCTTGTAGGCCTGCGTCTGCGGCGAGCCACCGGCGGCGCCCGCGCCTGCGTAGGCCATGCCGCCCGCTGATCCACCCTGTGCGGCGGCGCGCTTGCGCATGACGAAGCCGATGGCGGCGAGCGCGGCCATGACCAGCAGGCCGATCATGAGCATGTTGGCCAGGCCCTCGCCAAAGCCCAGGTGCGAGGCCAGCGCGGCCAGGCCCAGACCGGCGGCGAGGCCGGCGATCGGGCCCAGCCACTTGCTGCGGGTGGACGCGGCGGCGGGGGCGGCCGCGGCGCTGGCGGGCGTCTGGGTGGGCGTGGCGGTGGGGGCCTTGGCCGGCGGCGTGGCCTGGCGCTGCATGCCGATGGACTTGCCGCCACCCAGGCGGCGCGCGGCTTCGGCGTCCATGGCCACGGAAGACAGGCCGATAGCAAACACCATGGCCAGCAGGGAAAGAATCTTTTTCATGAGGTCTCCGCAAAAGGAATGGGGGAGCGCGCAGGGTAGGGCCTTCTTCATTCAAGAAAAAGCAGCGTTATCGGGATGTTTCGTTCGGTTAAAAGGGAGGGTTCGAGGTCGGTCCCACCCGCGGGCGCTTCCCTGCACACCGCCGTTGGCGCTATCGTGCGGTTTTTGGGGAGTGCCCATGATCCACCTCCGCGAAATCGACCACCTCGTGCTGCGCGTCGTCGATCTCGACGCCATGCTGCGCTTCTACTGCGATGTGCTGGGCTGCCACGTCGAGCGCCGGCAGGATGGCATCGGGCTGGTGCAGTTGCGCGCCGGGCGCTCGCTGCTCGACCTCGTGCCGGTGAGCGGGCCGCTCGGTCGCGCCGGTGGGGCGCCGCCGGGTGCGCAGGGGCGCAACCTCGACCATTTCTGCTTCCGGGTGGAGCCGTTCGACGAGGTGGCGATCCGCGCCCAGCTCCAGGCGCACGGCGTCGAGGCCGGCGCGCTGGCCTCGCGTTATGGCGCCGAGGGCGAGGGGCCCTCGATTTACGTCACCGACCCCGAGGGCAATGTGGTGGAGCTCAAGGGGCCACCGGATGGCGTGGCTGTGGGCCAGACGGGCGCGGTACAGTGAGGGCGCCCGCCATGCGGTCCGTGCCCGACGGCCGCGCGGGCTCGGCGTTTGGAGGCGCCTGGACATGAAACAACAGATCGCGCGTTTGTCCCCCCACCAGAACGGCAAGGTTTTCGCGGTGCTCATGGCCGTGAGCTCGCTGCTCTTCCTGATCCCGTTCTTGCTGTTCATGGCCACGGTCGTGCCCGCGGGCCAGCGCCCGCCCATGTTCATGATGGTGATCGTGATGCCGGTGATGTACCTCGTGATCGGCTACGTCGGCGTGGTTGTCGGTTGTTTCCTGTACAACTTCCTGTTCAGGTTCATCGGCGGCATCGAGTTCGAGTCCGAGTCCACGTCCGACCCGGCCTCTTGAGGCCCCGGCGCCCGTCTGTGCGCTAAAAGACAGACAGCGGCCTGTGTGGGGCGCACACTGGAACGATCCCGGGCCTGTGTTGCGCTCACTGGACCACCCTCCGTGCTGCGCACTGCGGGGCTGAGCGCCTTCGGAACGGCCGGGCGGCGCTCACGCGGTCGTGGCCAGGTTCCGGGCAAAGGACTTGCCATGACCCAGCTTCCCGTGTCGCCCCCCCTCCCCCCGCCACCGGCTTCTGCTCCCGTGCGGGGTTATCTGCGGCCCATGGTGTTGTTCGTCTTCCTGGGCGTGCTGCTGTCGCTGGCGTTTCGCCTGTCGGACCTGCTGCCGCTCTTGTTCGGGGCGGTGATCGTCGCGGTGGCGCTGCACGCCCTGGCCGCGCCCCTGGAACAGTTCCTGCGCCTGCCGCCCCGGCTGGCGGTGGGGGCGGCGGTGGCGCTCGTGCTGGTGGTGGTGGCGCTGGTGGTCTGGCTGATCGGCGACCGCCTGGTCACGCAGCTGGACGACCTGGGGCAGAAGCTGCCCGCCGCGCTGAACGCGCTGGTGCGCTGGGCGCGTGGCCACACACTGGGGGTCACGCTGCTCAAGGTGTGGGGCAGCGCGGACGCGGGCGATCTGCCGCTGGCCAGTGTGGCCATCGCCGCGACCCAGGCCCTGAGCGCCGTGGGCGGCATCGGCCTGATGCTGGTGGTGGGGGTGTACATCGCCGCCGACCCCGCGATGTACCGCGACGGGCTGGTCCGGCTGATCCCCCCAACCTACCGCGAGCGCGTGGGCGAGGCGATGCGCGCCAGCGGCCACGCGCTGTCGCGCTGGCTGATGGGGCAGGGCATCTCGATGCTGTTCGTGGGGCTGTCCACCACTGTGGGGCTGGCGCTGCTGGGCATGCCGCTGGCGCCCACGCTGGGCCTGCTCGCCGGCGCGCTGGCCTTCATTCCGTTCTTCGGCCCCATCGCCTCGGGCGTGCTGGCGGTGCTGATCGCCTTCATGGAAGGGCCCACGCTGGCGCTGTCGGTGGCCGGCCTGTGCGTGGCGATCCAGGTGATCGAAGGCAACCTGCTGATGCCCCTGGTGCAGCGCTGGGCGGTGGAGCTGCCGCCGGTGCTGGGCATCACGGCGGCCATCATCTTCGGTCTGCTGTTCGGCCTGCCGGGCGTGATCCTCGCGTCGCCACTGATGGTGGTGGCGATGGTGCTGGTGCGCAAGCTCTACGTGGAAGGCGTGCTGGAGACGTAGGTGGGTTCTGCCTTTCGTGGGACGTGCGTTGCTGCACAGACCCGGGCCCTGGAGGACCGGCTTTCCCAGGCGCCGGAGCACCCTCCTCGCTTCAGGCCGCGCGCGCCAGAAAGGCGAGCAGGTCACCGCTCAGACGAGCCTTGTCGGTGGCGAACAGGCCATGCGGTGCGCTGTCGTATTCGATCAGGGTGCTGTGTGCGATGCCCTGCGCGGCAACCCGGCTGGAGGCGGCGATCGGTACCGTCTTGTCGGCGGTGCCGTGGATGATCAGGGTGGGCACGGTGAAGGCTGCGAGGTCGCCCCGGAAGTCGGTCGACGAGAACGAACGCATGCATTCGATGGTGGCCTTCAGGCTGGCCTGCAGGGCGATGCCGCGTGCCCATTCCAGCAGCTCGGCGCTGACGGGGCGCTCCGCCGAATCGTCACCGAAGAAAGTCTTGAAGAAGCCGGTGAAAAACAGCGCCCGGTCGGCCTTCAGGCCCTCGGCCGTCTGGTCGAAGGCCGCCTGCTCGGTGCCGGCTGGGTTGTCGCCGGTCTTCAGGCGGTAGGGCAGGATGGACGACAGCAGCGCACATTTCGCCACCGATTTCCCGCCATATCGTGCCATGTAGCGCGCCACTTCGCCGCCGCCCATGGAGAAGCCGACCAGGGTCGCGTCCTGCGCGCCGGTCTGCTGGATCACGGCGGCCAGGTCGTCGGCCAGGGTGTCGTAGTCGTAGCCGCTCCAGGGCTGGGTGGAACGGCCAAAACCGCGCCGGTCGTAGGCGATCACGCGGTGGCCCGCCGCGGCAATGGCCATGGCCTGGTCGTCCCAGCTGTCGGCCGACAGCGGCCAGCCGTGGATCAGGATCACGGGTGGGCCTTCGCCCCAGTCCTTGACGTAGAGGCGGGTCTTGTCGGGGGTCTCGATGGTGTTCATGGCGTGACCTTTCACAGGGGTTCAGAGCGGCAGTGTTGCCAGCCGTGAGAGCGGTGTCTGTGTGCTGTCGAACATTTCGCATCGCCGCGTGTTCGATAGCGCACCGACGTGCCGTACCCCGGGTGGGAGATTGCTGGTTTGATGGCGCCGCCCCGCCGCCAGCCAACCAGAGGGCTCCCCCATGTCCCGGCCGTCATCCCCTGTTGTCCCCCAAACCACCCCAGTGAAGACGCTGGCCGCCAGGCCCACGGCGACCCGCCGCAGGACGTGCCGCTCTTCAGCGTGCCGCTTGGCCTGGGTCGCGGCCGGCACCGCCGTGCTGCTGGCGCTGGGCGCCTGCGCCGAGCCGGCCCGCTTTACCGTCGCCGAGGGCTCCGGCAACAACCCAGCCTTGCCCGCGCCCAGCCGGGCGCTGATCCCCACGGTGAACATTGCGCCGGCGCGGGGCTGGCCCGCTGGCGCCATGCCCACCCCGGCACCGGGCCTGCGGGTGCAGGCCTTTGCCCACGACCTGGACCACCCGCGCTGGCTGCAGGTGCTGCCCAACGGCGACGTGCTGGTGGCCGAAACCAACGCGCCGCCCAAGGCGGATCCACCCACGGGCATCAAGGCCTGGGTGATGGGGCGGGTGATGAAGCGCGCGGGCGCCGCTGTGCCGAGCGCCAACCGCATCACCCTGCTGCGCGACACCGATGGCGATGGCGTGGCCGACATGCGTTCGGTGTTGCTCAGCGGTTTGAACTCGCCCTTCGGCATGGCGCTGGTGGGCGAGCGCCTGTTCGTCGCCAACGCCGACGCGGTGCTGGTCTTTCCCTACCGCCGGGGTGACACCCGTCTCAGCGCAGCGGGCACGAAGCTGCTGGACCTGCCCGGCGGGCCGATCAACCACCACTGGACCAAGAGCCTGCTCGCCAGCCCGGATGGCCGGCGCCTGTACGTCGGGGTCGGGTCCAACAGCAACGTGGGCGAGAACGGCATGGTGGCCGAAGAAGGCCGGGCGGCGATCTGGGAGGTGGACATCGGCACCGGCGCGCACCGCGTCTTCGCCTCGGGCCTGCGCAACCCGGTCGGCCTGGCCTGGGACGCCAGCGGCCGCACGCTCTGGGCGGTGGTCAACGAACGCGATGAACTCGGCAGCGACCTGGTGCCCGACTACCTCACCTCGGTGCGCGACGGGGCCTTCTACGGCTGGCCCTACAGCTACTACGGCCAGCATGTGGATGCGCGCGTGAGCCCGCCGGACCCCGAGCGGGTGGCCAAGGCCGTGGTGCCGGATTTCGCGCTGGGCGCGCACGTCGCGCCGCTCGGCCTGGCATCCGCCGTCGGCAGCCGCCTGCCCGCGCCGTTCACGAACGGGATGTTCATCGGTCAGCACGGCTCGTGGAACCGGCGTCCGCACAGCGGCTACAAGGTGGTCTTCGTGCCCTTTAACGGCGGGCAGCCATCCGGTCCGGCCCGGGACGTGCTGAGCGGCTTCCTGACCGCCGGCGGCGAAGCCCAGGGGCGGCCGGTGGGTGTGGCGATGGACGCGCGGGGTGCGCTGCTGGTGGCCGACGACGTGGGCAACGCGGTCTGGCGCGTCAGCGCCTTGCCTTGACGCAGCGGCTGGGCCGTGGCGCTCAGGACCCGAGCAGCGCGCGCCAGGCCTGGCGCGTGGGGGACGACACCGAGTCCAGCACCTGTTCGTAGGGCGTCTTGTGCCGGGTCAGCAGCCGGGCCGAGGCCACCATCTTGGAGCGGCAGAACCAGTGGCAGGTGTGCTGGAACAGGAACAGCTCGGCCGACAGCATGTAGGCCTTGTCCTTGGGGCTGAGGTCTTGCGTGTTCTGCGCCACGAAGGCGATGCCCTTGGCGTGGATGGCCAGCGCCTCGCGCAGGTCGAAGGTGGCGCCCACGAACAGCCGGGTGGCCCAGGGCAGCGCCAGCGGCCAGGTGCTCACGCGGGTCTGCGCCTCGCCCAGGCGCGCCACGTCGGCGGCCAGGCGGTCGAACTGTCGGCACAGTGTCTGTTCAGTGGTGGCCAGCAGGTTCCAGATCTGTTGCCGCCGCTCGGGGTCGGCTTCGCCCAGGGCCCGCAGGTAGCCCTCGGTCAGCTGCTCCATGAGTTTTTCCAGCTGGTAGGGCTGCAGGCAGTGCGCCAGCAGCGCGATGCGCTGGCGTTGTTCACGGTTCTTCGCGGCGTACACGCCCAGGCCGATCAGGATCAGCGTCACATAAATATCCATGCCGCTATTGTCCGGCCCTTTTGTGGGCCCGCTGGAACTGGGGAGAGTGCGGTTGATATTTATACAGAGCAAATGCTTGCTATAAATAGGCCGGCCTGCTAAGGTTCCGTGCCATGAGCACCGCCAGCCCGCCTTTGCCCACCCCCGCCGCGCCGCGCCGCGCCCGGGGCCGCCCGCCCAAGACCGCCGACGAACGCGACGACGGCAACCGCCGACAGGCCCTGCTGCGCGCGGCGGCGCGCCTGTTTCGCCAGCAGGGCTTCGCCGCCACCAGCACGCGCGACATCGCCGCCGCGGCCGGCATGCGCTCGGGCTCGCCGTTCTACCACTTCGACAGCAAGGAGGCCCTGCTCGCGGCCGTGATGCAAGAGGGCATGCAGAGCGCGCTGCGCCGCCAGACCGAGGCCATGTCCGCCGCCGCGGGCGCGCAGCCGCTGAGCGCGCGCGACTGCCTGCGGGTGCTGGTGCGCAACCACTACGAAGTGCTGCTCGGGCCCGACAGCGACTTCATCCCGGTGATGCTGTACGAATGGCGTTCGTTGTCCGAGGCGCAGCGCAGCGAGGTCAACCACCAGAAGGCCGACTACGAAGCGGCCTGGGTGCCGGTGCTGCAGGCCCTGCACGCCAGCGGCGAGCTGCGCGGCGACCCGGGGCTGGCGCGGCTGATGCTGTTTGGCGCGCTGAACTGGTCCGTGCAGTGGTACGACCCGGCGCGGCAGGCCTCGCTGGACGACCTGACCCAGACCACGCTGCAGCTGTTTCTGAAGGACCCGGAGGTGCCGAAGGGGGCTCGCACCGCAGCGCGCCGCACGGAGGTGCCCGAATGAGCGCGCTGACGCAAAAACCGCCGGGCTACCGGTCGGTGTTCGCGCCGGGCCTGCTGGCCCGGCGGGTGGTGGTGGTCACGGGCGGGGGCTCGGGCATCGGGCGCTGCACCGCGCACGAGCTCGCCAGCCTGGGCGCGCAGGTGGTGCTGATCGGGCGCGATTCGGCCAAGCTGCAGGACACGGCGGGCGAGATCCTGCTGGACTGCGCCGGGGCCGGTGGGCACGCCAGCTTCCACGCCTGCGACATCCGCCAGGAAGCGGCGGTGCGCAGCGTGGTCACGGCCATCGTCGCCGCGCACGGCCGCATCGACGCCCTGGTGAACAACGCGGGCGGCCAGTACATCTCGCCGCTGGAAAACATCAGCGCCAAGGGCTGGCAGGCGGTGCTCGACACCAACCTCACCGGCGGCTTCCTGATGGCGCGCGAGTGTTATGTGCAGAGCATGCAGGCACACGGCGGCGCCATCGTCAACATCGTGGCCGACATCTGGGGCTCCATGCCCGGCATGGGCCACAGCGGCGCGGCGCGCGCGGGCATGGTGAGCTTCACCGAAACCGCGGCAGTCGAATGGGCGCGCAGCGGCGTGCGCGTGAACGCCGTGGCGCCGGGCTACATCGCCTCCAGCGGCATGGACCATTACCCGCTCGAGGCCGGCCCCATGCTGCGCGAGATGCGCGACACCGTGCCGGCGGGCCGCTTCGGCAACGAGGCCGAAACGTCCGCCGCCATCGTGTTCCTGCTCTCGCCCGCGGCCAGCTTCATCAGCGGCACGGTGCTGCGCGTGGACGGCGCACGGCCGCAGGTGCGCATGGGCTGGGGCCAGGTGGCCGCGCCGGTGGCGGCGCAGGGGCGTGATGCGGTGAAGCCGTTTGAGGGGTTTCACCGGTATGTGACGCCGCGTGTTTTTGCGGGGGATGGCCCCCACCCCAACCCTCTCCCGCACGCGGGAGAGGGGGCATGACACGGCGCTCGGGAGGGGGCATGTCATGGCGCTCCGGAGCGTGCAGGACTCAGTGGGGCGGAGGGGAAGTCCACTCCCTCTCCCGCGTGCGGGAGAGGGTT
This Hydrogenophaga taeniospiralis DNA region includes the following protein-coding sequences:
- a CDS encoding SDR family oxidoreductase → MSALTQKPPGYRSVFAPGLLARRVVVVTGGGSGIGRCTAHELASLGAQVVLIGRDSAKLQDTAGEILLDCAGAGGHASFHACDIRQEAAVRSVVTAIVAAHGRIDALVNNAGGQYISPLENISAKGWQAVLDTNLTGGFLMARECYVQSMQAHGGAIVNIVADIWGSMPGMGHSGAARAGMVSFTETAAVEWARSGVRVNAVAPGYIASSGMDHYPLEAGPMLREMRDTVPAGRFGNEAETSAAIVFLLSPAASFISGTVLRVDGARPQVRMGWGQVAAPVAAQGRDAVKPFEGFHRYVTPRVFAGDGPHPNPLPHAGEGA
- a CDS encoding VOC family protein is translated as MIHLREIDHLVLRVVDLDAMLRFYCDVLGCHVERRQDGIGLVQLRAGRSLLDLVPVSGPLGRAGGAPPGAQGRNLDHFCFRVEPFDEVAIRAQLQAHGVEAGALASRYGAEGEGPSIYVTDPEGNVVELKGPPDGVAVGQTGAVQ
- a CDS encoding AI-2E family transporter translates to MTQLPVSPPLPPPPASAPVRGYLRPMVLFVFLGVLLSLAFRLSDLLPLLFGAVIVAVALHALAAPLEQFLRLPPRLAVGAAVALVLVVVALVVWLIGDRLVTQLDDLGQKLPAALNALVRWARGHTLGVTLLKVWGSADAGDLPLASVAIAATQALSAVGGIGLMLVVGVYIAADPAMYRDGLVRLIPPTYRERVGEAMRASGHALSRWLMGQGISMLFVGLSTTVGLALLGMPLAPTLGLLAGALAFIPFFGPIASGVLAVLIAFMEGPTLALSVAGLCVAIQVIEGNLLMPLVQRWAVELPPVLGITAAIIFGLLFGLPGVILASPLMVVAMVLVRKLYVEGVLET
- a CDS encoding Tim44 domain-containing protein; this translates as MKKILSLLAMVFAIGLSSVAMDAEAARRLGGGKSIGMQRQATPPAKAPTATPTQTPASAAAAPAAASTRSKWLGPIAGLAAGLGLAALASHLGFGEGLANMLMIGLLVMAALAAIGFVMRKRAAAQGGSAGGMAYAGAGAAGGSPQTQAYKAATPSQAGAGGSMIGSGIGANLQPAPSRIPADFDVASFVRNAKVNFIRLQAANDAGNLDDIRAFTTPEMFAELKMDLSERGAAEQHTDVVQIDAEVIEVEEDADRYLVSVRFTGETRDSGEPANEAFDEIWHLTKPRQGASGWVLSGIQQMN
- a CDS encoding TetR/AcrR family transcriptional regulator codes for the protein MSTASPPLPTPAAPRRARGRPPKTADERDDGNRRQALLRAAARLFRQQGFAATSTRDIAAAAGMRSGSPFYHFDSKEALLAAVMQEGMQSALRRQTEAMSAAAGAQPLSARDCLRVLVRNHYEVLLGPDSDFIPVMLYEWRSLSEAQRSEVNHQKADYEAAWVPVLQALHASGELRGDPGLARLMLFGALNWSVQWYDPARQASLDDLTQTTLQLFLKDPEVPKGARTAARRTEVPE
- a CDS encoding PQQ-dependent sugar dehydrogenase, which codes for MAWVAAGTAVLLALGACAEPARFTVAEGSGNNPALPAPSRALIPTVNIAPARGWPAGAMPTPAPGLRVQAFAHDLDHPRWLQVLPNGDVLVAETNAPPKADPPTGIKAWVMGRVMKRAGAAVPSANRITLLRDTDGDGVADMRSVLLSGLNSPFGMALVGERLFVANADAVLVFPYRRGDTRLSAAGTKLLDLPGGPINHHWTKSLLASPDGRRLYVGVGSNSNVGENGMVAEEGRAAIWEVDIGTGAHRVFASGLRNPVGLAWDASGRTLWAVVNERDELGSDLVPDYLTSVRDGAFYGWPYSYYGQHVDARVSPPDPERVAKAVVPDFALGAHVAPLGLASAVGSRLPAPFTNGMFIGQHGSWNRRPHSGYKVVFVPFNGGQPSGPARDVLSGFLTAGGEAQGRPVGVAMDARGALLVADDVGNAVWRVSALP
- a CDS encoding alpha/beta fold hydrolase, producing MNTIETPDKTRLYVKDWGEGPPVILIHGWPLSADSWDDQAMAIAAAGHRVIAYDRRGFGRSTQPWSGYDYDTLADDLAAVIQQTGAQDATLVGFSMGGGEVARYMARYGGKSVAKCALLSSILPYRLKTGDNPAGTEQAAFDQTAEGLKADRALFFTGFFKTFFGDDSAERPVSAELLEWARGIALQASLKATIECMRSFSSTDFRGDLAAFTVPTLIIHGTADKTVPIAASSRVAAQGIAHSTLIEYDSAPHGLFATDKARLSGDLLAFLARAA